The stretch of DNA TCCTCTGATGCATATTGTCAAATAGTCTATGCTTTCAGTACAATATATAAAAGAGTTATTTGGTCCTTATCATGCTTACCAATGTTGTGTCCTTTTCATCACAGATATGCTAGGCGACCTGAGCAGTGGAGGGCTAGTCAGACTTCAAAAGAAACAACTCACAGACAGTTTGAGGTTGAATTTGGTTCTAACAGTAAACCTGTTgcacaaaatttcaaagaaaaggtCCCTTCTCAAAGTTCCATGAAGAAACGGAAGCAGAAGTCTGACAAAAGTACTGAGGATGCCGGCAACAACAAACCAGATTTCACTCAGAATGGAAACAGTAAGAGGCCAAAATCTGCCAAGGCAACTTCTGAGAAAGAATCTAGCAGCAAGAAACTTGCAAGCCATGGCACCAGCATGGCATTCTTGAAGGACTCTGGCAAGAGGAAATCACCTGGTTTCCTCTCAGATAAACCAAGCCTCAAGAAACAAAAACATCAGAGACCCACTTCTCGTAAACCAGACGGCAAGAGGTTTGTTCAAGGTAGTAGTGCTAGCATGCTGTTTGTCAAGAACACTGGCAAACCAAAACAGTCCATTGCTGAGCTTGCTGGTCTGGCTGGTAAGGAGAAGCTGTCTGCGTCTGAAATCCGCAAATTGCTGAAGCCCGAAATGCCAGGCAAGAGCTAATCCTTCCCAGGCCGTGTAAGCAGGTGTAGGAAATTAGAAATGAGACTCTGATCTTTTGCCCCTGTTGTCGCAAATGTGATGTAGCAATTTTGTTTGCCATTTCCGCAACGTACGGTTTAAGATGGGCTTGTCTCAGAATGTGTTTCTTGTGCATGTCTCGAGACCGATTTCTTCTTTTGTTACATAGGTGCGCTAGTGTTACATAGGTGAGTTTCTTGTGCGTGTCTCAGAATGAGTCCAGGTCAAGATTCTTCTGCATATTTGGCCTCATTTCTCTCGTGCGCTAGTGTTGCATACCTGAATTGTAATAGTACCAACTCTGTTTTTAAGTATATGATGTTTAAATCAAGCTAATTACTTCCTTTTTGAGCTGATTAGCTTGTCTTAAACTTTGTATATCTTTTAAAATGGAGAAAGTATGTTATTGCAAAAATGCTAGTAGACGACCAAAGATATAGGAGAAGGCCATGTTACGAGTACAGTTTAGATGCTAGATACCAAGACACTAAGTAAACAATAATCACAGTGGCTGCAACAAGCCATGCTCATCGATTCGTCCAATGCGGTAGGCCTTGAAATCTGCTGGATCCGACTTGCCTGCTTCCTTCACATGTGCTTGTCCCAACTTAGATTCGCTGCACCCAGACAAAATGTTCAGCTGTCTCAAAAGATTCAGTCTACTACGAGACTTGCATGACCTAGGGCTTGGTCCTCATGCCGTCCTGCTGGAGCTGTCCAAAATATGTTCTGTTAGCTTGTTCTAATCTTGTCGATGGACTGACATATTATTAGTTTTTAGGTTAAGTTCCAGGTCAGGCCAGACACACAGGCAGTGTGCGGTGAACACTGAATCTCTGCCTGTGCGCCATAACAATAATGCCACAAATCTTTTGGATGAGGGAAAAGAACCTCCCAAATGTTGCTATCAAATGTACAAAAAAATTATCCAAGCGCATGGGCAATTTTGTCTTTGCGATAAGTTTGTAGCATCTTATTTAATGCCTGGCCTTTGTATTTACTGGGACCATGCATTTCCAGTTCAGCCTGCCCTACAGCTGCAGCTAGTCAGAAAGTCTGCTCATCTGCCAGCAGCCACTGACTACCTGAGCCATTGCTGCCAATGCACTACTGCAGCTACTAAATACTTGGCGATCCATTACCAATGCCATGGCCTGCTCTTAGCTCCAACTAGCCTCGGTGATTTTTGTTTTCTGCTGGCCAAGATGACGAAGAAGAGTGGTTATGGGAGGGCTACGTGTGATGCTCACCATGACCAATCCAAGGTGACCATTCAGTGAACTCATtcagatttcagaagttgtagaTTCATATATATGGCATTTTTAACCCCTGCTCttgttcatcatcttcttcaaaCCTGAACCATGCCGTCTCTTTTAAAAATTCATACGCTCCATCTCCATCTCACGTCTGAACTCCGATGCATTTCTCGTGCGTGTCTCAGATCACGGGAGAAGCAAATCAGCAAAAGAAGCATGGGCAGAGCAACAGTTCATCAGGGTACCAAACTCCTGCGACTGCGAAGAGGAAGACGTGGAGGAAGTACCTGACGTTCCTGTCGATGTTCCACAACAAGATGAAGCACAAAAAGTCGGATACCAAGGCACCAACCGGCCTcaagcagaggaggaagaacccGAAGCGCTCGCCCAGTCCAGTGCTCCAAGAATGCAGCAACCTTGTCCGCGTTATCCAGCGGACGGCGGCAGATTgcttcgcggcggcggccggcggtggtgatGAAGACGAGCTGCCATGTTACATGCAGCTTGACCAGGTGAGCTACGGCGTGAAGAGGGAGGCCTTCGGACCGATCTACCTCGTCACATGATATTTGGTGGTCTCAGTGCTAACTGCTTCACTGCTTCGTCGTTCAGATGCCATGGTAATCTTCTAGCTTGCCAAGCAAAACAAAGGTACCGTCGAGCAATTGAGTGATCTCCTGATTGAACCGGGAGTCATTCCTTTGTCAATTCTTGCTCGACATTGTTTTTCATTCTGGCTACTCGTGTTGATCTTCCATTCTGCTGGGAAACTAGGCTGGCCTTGCTCACTTTGCCTACTTTCATGTGACAAATGCTCCGTCTATTCACATGCACATCATCTGCGCACTTTTTATTGGAGGCATATCTGGTGCAATCACCGAACTGGTGAAAGCACCGTGCAATCAAACTAAAaagattttcaaaaaaatttgaaaaaaatcatgaatgtacatCTCGGTCTATCTCATCTACATATAAATTTCcacgatcaaattcatcttacacttgcagttacaaaaaagacaaattttctgacaatcaTTAACGTTCAAATGCAGCCcaaatttatcttttttgtaacttgttagagtaagatgaatttgatcatgaaattttatatgtagatggggtagaccgagatgtacattcatgatttttttcagatttttttgAAGACCTTTTTAGTTTGATTGCACGGTGCTTTCACCAGTTCGGTGATTGCACCAGATATGCCTCCCTTTTTATTGCTCTGCTTCCCGAACAGAGCAGGGCAAAGGAAATCGAGATATAGGCAAAAAGTTTAGATTAAAGGCTCTCGTTAACGCGCGACATGTCGTGCAGATGTGGATAACGCGACCTCTTCCACTCTGCTCCTCTCCACAAGTAACCGTAACTCTATCCATCACTGGTTGCTCTCCCTCCAACGCCCACATAGCATTGCCTATGTGGCTTTTTTAATATGCagtttgttcaaaaaaaatattttatttttttcgtaCGATCTCTATTTTGAATACCGATTGCACCGTTGTTCTACGTGATGAGACGAATAAAACTATATCCCATTTGCATATATTTTATAGACGTTTTGCACTAGTAGCAACTTATATATGATTTAAGTTTGATATTATTGAATGAGTTGCtacaatatacatatataagttgcCACACATATAACTAAAGATAAAGGTtgccaattttttttatagGTATCATAAAAATAAAGATGCCACAAAAGGATAATCTGTTATAAGCATAAATTGACAAAAAAATTGTCATATACATAAGTTTTTACAAGCACAAGATGTCATACACATAAGTAGTTAAAAAGAATAAGTTGTCGTACACATAATTTTATATACAAAtttcatataaaaataaaaattttcacacatttttgaaaaaagttgACAAAAAACATGATATACACATGACTTGCCACACATTTTAGATATAAGTTACTACAAACAAAAATCTATCATACATTCGTACATATAAGTTGACACAAAACAGAAATTGTTATACACACAAGTTGTTACTACATTAAGCCGATAAACACATAAGTTGCGACAAAACGAGAGCAAATTGTTATATATGTTACTATCTGTTTATAAACATcgtcaaaatatatgcaagtggggGTCTAATTTTATTCGTCTCATCACATAGAACACAAATGGTGAAACAGTTCTCGAAATGAAGATAATATAaagaagataaaatattttttataaagaaGCATCGTTCAATAAAAAAGCATACATGCAAGGGTAGGATGGGATGGGAGGACATGAGGGAGGTGGGGCGCACGCGGTAGCGTTTTACCGCGACTAATCTTTGTAATTTTTCTCATATTATATTGTAAATTTTCACCACAGATTCCCTACCTTAGGCCTAGGGGTGGGCATTCAAGTAGACCAAATCAATCAGTTTCCtcaattttttacaaaattcgtCTAAAAATAAGAACCAATTGGTTCCTTAAATTTCTTGAGACCTTAAATTTCTTGAGACCGATGA from Panicum virgatum strain AP13 chromosome 9K, P.virgatum_v5, whole genome shotgun sequence encodes:
- the LOC120651179 gene encoding uncharacterized protein LOC120651179, with the translated sequence MYKKIIQAHGQFCLCDKFVASYLMPGLCIYWDHAFPVQPALQLQLVRKSAHLPAATDYLSHCCQCTTAATKYLAIHYQCHGLLLAPTSLGDFCFLLAKMTKKSGYGRATCDAHHDQSKITGEANQQKKHGQSNSSSGYQTPATAKRKTWRKYLTFLSMFHNKMKHKKSDTKAPTGLKQRRKNPKRSPSPVLQECSNLVRVIQRTAADCFAAAAGGGDEDELPCYMQLDQVSYGVKREAFGPIYLVT